The proteins below are encoded in one region of Oncorhynchus gorbuscha isolate QuinsamMale2020 ecotype Even-year linkage group LG01, OgorEven_v1.0, whole genome shotgun sequence:
- the LOC124031265 gene encoding trace amine-associated receptor 13c-like, translated as MEKHGDVQYCFQDGNSSCRKALLSTSIYITLYIFLSLISAVTVFLNLMVIISISHFKQLHTTTNLLILSLAASDLLVGLIVIPVMTVAIMESCWDFGEYFCVFHGYIASLCTSLSLGNLVLISIDRYVAVCDPLLYHSKITVTRMTCCISITWCCCIIYRAANIQYFVNVQVPSRCLKECTAVEGSIWVNITDIVITIVVPCSVIITLYMKIFVVARSQARKVFSKEAASVSGVKTVQANKSETKTTKTLSIVVFNYLICWIPSLLVFIFFSFLSYTLLSYLISFLAFVNSLINPIIYAFLYPWFKVTVKLILSLNLRRS; from the coding sequence ATGGAGAAACATGGAGATGTTCAATACTGTTTTCAAGACGGAAACTCTTCTTGCAGAAAGGCTTTGCTGTCGACATCTATCTACATAACACTGTACATCTTCTTGTCATTGATTTCAGCGGTTACAGTATTTTTGAACCTAATGGTGatcatctccatctctcacttcAAGCAGCTCCACACTACAACCAACCTGctcatcctctctctggctgCGTCAGATCTCCTGGTGGGACTGATTGTGATACCAGTAATGACTGTAGCAATAATGGAATCATGCTGGGATTTTGGggaatatttctgtgtgtttcatGGATATATTGCTTCTTTGTGTACTTCTTTATCTCTGGGCAATTTGGTCTTGATATCTATAGACCGCTATGTTGCTGTGTGTGATCCCTTATTGTACCACTCTAAAATAACAGTAACAAGAATGACGTGTTGTATATCCATTACCTGGTGTTGTTGTATCATATACCGTGCTGCTAATATACAATATTTTGTAAATGTACAGGTACCAAGTCGGTGTTTGAAAGAATGTACTGCTGTTGAAGGGTCAATCTGGGTTAATATCACTGACATTGTAATTACAATTGTTGTCCCGTGCTCTGTTATTATAACACTTTATATGAAAATCTTTGTGGTGGCCAGATCACAGGCCAGAAAGGTATTTTCAAAAGAGGCTGCCAGTGTGTCTGGTGTTAAAACTGTACAGGCAAATAAGTCtgagacaaaaacaacaaaaactcTGTCTATTGTTGTTTTCAACTATCTCATTTGTTGGATTCCATCTTTATTAGTTtttattttcttttcttttttaagtTATACTTTGTTATCATATTTAATCTCTTTTCTGGCATTTGTTAATTCCTTAATCAATCCAATCATTTATGCTTTCCTTTATCCATGGTTTAAAGTGACAGTTAAACTTATTTTATCTCTGAATTTAAGGCGTTCATAG